The window AAACAAATGGTCTGTTCAAAGTACGTTTGAATCTTTAATtgtagttgtgttttattgagaAGGTGACAGACAGGCGTTGGATTAATCTGGTGGTCAGATCGTACGTGGTTCAGAGGTTTCTGGAGGAAGCACCAGGATGGTACAAGGAGTGTTGATCTTAAATGTTGTGAGGCACGTTTCTTCCATGATAAACTACATCACCACTCTCACGTATACATAGAGtcctgtgtttgtatgttcattCAACTGAATAGTCCAAAGAACAAAGGCGTGTTTTTGTGATGTCGCTGACGTGTGGAGTGGAATACAGACATTAAAACAGAGAAAGTGTTTTGTTTCCTATTTATGTCAAActaactcaaaataaaatgcatgtctTCTTTCTGTTATTAAACTTTCTAAAGTCGATTGTCTGGTTTCATGTTTTTACATGCTTAAGATGCTGTGTTTCCAACATTTGCTTTAATGAACTATTGAGGAAAAAGGGCTCCTTGTTGTTCTTGCTGTGGGTTGAAGAGATAATATAACTCTCCAAAAAGTCAAACTattctcatcttcatctgtgcAGGTTGAACTTTCATCTTTTAAATTACTCCCTAATGTCGGTGAATGAAGTTGCCATAGCACATTTTAAACAGGTTTATTCAGCAACCAAATAAATGGAGATAGAATAAATCAAATTCTATTTTATTAGCCTGTAATTGAACTCATAACCCACCACAGGAAAGATTTACACATCATCTCTGAGTACCTCCTGGGAGCCAGTCGTCTGTCTCTGAATATAATACCAATATTAAGTTATTTCAAGTGATGACCTCGACTATCCCACACCTTACATTTTATCCtacctttaattaaaaactgaatGCATGTCACACTGATAAGTAGGAAAGACAATTCTTGTCATCTTTAATAATGTATCAATCTTCTCTAGGACAAGTGGAAATCAATCAACGACtcataaaaaagaacaatttataAACCTGAGCATGCATAGCAAGATTTTGTTCTAAACTCCCCGCTAAAAgtgcaaaagttttttttctctcagaccCACCACTGTTACcaaaacatcagaaaacaaagaacaacagggttagggttgctcTGCAGATGATGATCATTCCGGTCCTCAAATTTAATGTATGTACTAAGTGACTAGTAATTcaaggttgttttatttttgttttgcaaaaatgaaatttattagATCTCCAAccagaaataaatgtgttgcgCCTGAGTGGACGACACCCTTCATTCTTCAATGTCACGTTGCGATGAAGAGTTGGATCAGACTGCAGTAGTCCATCATCACAAGTGAAGTGATCATTATGTCCGCGTGATACTGAAGAATTCCACGTGTCCTCGGTGGAGCTGACTGCTGAGGCATGTGAGTCGCCGTagtcaaaatattttagaattagTGACAAAGTCAAGATGTGTTGACGTGATTTGATCACAGGAGACACTGCATGTTAGCCAAGGcagacccctggtggtccagcgTTGTGCTGCATCTAGACATATCGAAACAAAACCAGTGGTCCGCTCAGTCAGGCTTCCGGAGAACGATTTTCAGTGTAAAAGATTACCCAAAATTCTTTTACAGTGGTCTACAGAGAGAAAGAACCCACAACGTATAAATCGAACCCCAACATTTTATAACTGTTCTGAAATGAATTCCAAACTTCCACAATCTATCAAAACCATCTTTTATTACCACTACTACACGCCTTTGGTTGTCAAGAGACATCAGCATGgcacagaaaatatttgtacaCCGTTATGTATTAATCCAAGATCAGTAGCAAAAAAATTATGTGCAAAATTAACTTTATTCTGGAATCACAACTGTTTGTTACAGACATGTTACAGCATCACTAAACAACCACTGTGCCAACATGGCACTGCATGATAAAGATCACTTGATGAGGCatatagttttattttcactcaaaacatgaaaagaagattaaaaaagGATGCGATCAATCAGTGATATCCATCTAACGTCAGAATTCATCCTCCTAttttatttctgcacaaacaaaatgaagtttCTCACGGCTGCTCAGCTTCCACCAAAGCTGTCGCTGGCCTCCTCTTTTAAAACATGACTACTGCTGTTCAGACTTTGTGACTGAGTACTGAGCTGGTCCACTATCCCAGTCACACTGCTCAGCAGGCCCCCCATTCCGTCCTCCATCTCCCCATGAAAGTCCACTTCCTCCACTTTCACCTGTCCCTCCGGTGCCAGAAAAGCCTCCCCATCCTCAAAGCTGTAACTGTAGTTGTCGTCCATGTCTGCTGCTGGTGTGCTCGTGTTGTTGGCGTTAGCTGTGGAGCTGGAGGCGAGTCTCTCACATCGTGCCTGATGCCGGAGGAAGCTGTCCCTCCAAATGACTTTCTTCCCACACAGCCCACACTCGTAGGGTCGCAGGCCTCCGTGGGTCTTGAGGTGCTTGGTTAGGTGGTGCTTCATCTTGAAGGACTTTGTGCAAACTGGGCAGCCGAATGGCCGTAGGTTGAGGTGCTGCATCTTTACGTGACGGTCGCGCATGCTCTTCAGGGTGTAGGCTTTGCCGCAGTGGCAGAAGTGGACCTTGCCTGTGTAGGGAGCACCGGCAAGGGAcacagaggatgatgaagatggggTCGGGGGTGAAGAGGGTGGTGGAAATGCAGCAGAGGATGGAGACATGTGGCGATTTGAGGTAGGGGTCAGGGAGCTACCCTGCCCTCCGCTGGTGGAGGGCcagttgacctctgaccccgctATGGTGAAGTCAGGAGACGCGGGCGCTAAAGGCCTCTGTGAAACCTGTCCCGTGCCCTCCTCGATCTCATCATACGTGTCTCTGCTAAAGCTCCCCCCTGTGAAACACTCAAAgtccacatcctcctcctcctccactttaCTGCAGGTGCCCCCCTCTGCTTCCTGAGGCCTCTGCTCCTGTTGAGACCAGGGACTCTCCTGCCACTGCAGCCGGGTCGAGACTGGACAAGAAGGGCCCGGAACCCCTTCGTCCGTTTGGCAAGCGTGAGCACTGGGCAGGTCCGAGGGGGGGTCCCGACTTGCTGGGTCTCTTTGAACTTTGTCCTTTATCTCCACTGTGGCTGCCTTCCCAGTGCTTTGTACAACGCCTCCACTGTCGTTTGAAATTTGGTGGAAGCCTGTGGgagaaatgcaaaataaaaaagatcgCTGCAGCACATTTATACAAGAGAATGAACGCAGGAGGGGTCCCATTATAAGAGGAGACATCTAATCTAGAGCTAAATCTAACTGTTTGTGGTGGGGATAACATTTGAATTAGCAGAGCATTGTTATTATTAACGAATGCATTCAGACACTGACcacttaaatatttgaataaaatatgactttACACACTACGACTTTCAATGTTGTACATGTAGTAAATGAACTGCACCTTATTCCACTGCtcaactcattggctgccattGATGTCTAGATTCGTCAATGACGTTTTTCAACGGGGAGGGCTGGAGGAGCTTGTCAGtaaaaatcaggcttctaatcatggaatttagcatCATAACGACTGAACCAATtatggaacagaggatggagaatcagaggaagacaaatAAATTACAGCTGTTTATAATCcaacaaagtttgcgtatgtcaCTGATCACCCGCCAGTGAggttttgttacttttttaGAGCAGACTAGCAGGTGTAACGGTCTTAATGGTACTTCATCTCactctgttttattcatttcccTTTTGACAACTATTGGTATTTTTCTCTAATGTGACCCTGTCTGTGCAATGTAAATTGTTAAAAAAGCCTCCGCATTTCACATAACTTCAGTAGAAATTGCGATCACCAGCAAAAACATCTGTCGAGAGTAACAGCAACGAAGATATGTAGGCTCTGTAGGACTGAAGTTGTGATATCTGCACCTCATTCTTCTCAGTTTACACATTTCTATGACTTAAGTGACCTGGATTTATGAGATGTCCCTCTTTCCAACAGGTTTTCATTTAGTCAGGAATCATATTTGTGAAAGACACCACTGAAGAGGAGGGTAACTGACTTCTGAATTGTGCTCTAAACTTTCTACACACAGCAGACTATGTTGCTTAAAGATTTTTTCATGCTATTTTGACGAAGAAGTGAAAATCTTTTGAAGAAGTGAACTCTTACCACAGTTTCCCATTTGAGCCAAGCCTTCCTTCCTCTCCACTCCCTCTTCTCCAACTCCCTCATCTGCCtcaatgtttttcttcaaattctTCCTTTTCTCTTGTGGCTCATCACCGTACGGAGTCTCTCTGTTCTTATCGAGAACTCTATCGACGCTCGGCGGCGGTCCCCGCTGTGGAAACCTGACTTTCTGCCTCACTGTTTCACCGTAAGGTAACCCCACTGGGGTCCGGGTATTGTGCCCCGGTCCGTCATGAGCGAAGTGGCTATTCCTGGCGTGGCTGGACGCCCACACCTCCTCACAGCTGGTGTAATCTCCATCAACATAGCCAGGGAGAGACTCGAGTTGGGAGTCTGCTAAGTGCTGAGCTGATGTGGGCCGTGCGCGCCCCCACTTAGGAAACTGCTGAGGGCGTCTCCATGTAGCTAAGGGAGGCAAGGCATCgggcttcctctccttctttcttcCCTCCGTTTCCACGTATAAGCAGTCAGTGCTGCTGGGGGACTGCTGGCGAGATGCGGGGCCCGTGTGAGCTCCAGCAGTCTCTCCAGGGGCGGCTTCGACTGAGGGCCGAGGCCTCTTGAGGATCTCGGTGCATTTGTCCACAATGTGCCACATTTGGAGGAAACTGGCCACTGTGACGTAGTTAACGATGTCATCATGCACAATGCTCAGCTGGCCAGTGTAGGCAGAACTCAGGACGCTATCAAACGCTACCGGGTCCATAACGGAAGGTAAAGACACGGTCGTAACGTTCTTCAGCAAAACCTGTTAAGAACAGAGACGGGCTGTTTTATATacttacacaaaaaaaaagggttgtaTGAATAAATGAGTGCATGAACTAACGTGAGCATCAATACATTTCACTCTCATGCAGCCAGGCCTACCTGGTCATGAAAGTAAGGTGAGGATGCAGCAAGTACACAGCGATGGGCCCTGAACACTTGACCTTGAACCTGGATAGAGAGGTCACACAGCCTGCCCTCCTCCCGCTGGCGGTTCAGATTGTCCATCACAGCAGCACGGGCGCCAGGGAAACAGACCTGGACAGTCAAAGAAGCCGCAGACCCACTGCATGATGGGTCCATGGTCACTCTAAtctataaagaaaataaagaaacatcaGTCCAAAAGTGGTCAATTGTTTGTGTTACCCAAAATACTTTACAGCTATTTTCTAATGTTTTACACACGATGTAGTAGTGATATAGTAATATTAAATAGTATTATAGTCTTAAACTTGTATTTGCTCAAGACAGTGCTAGTAGTAAGTCAGTGACTTAATGTAATGGCTTTCAAATTAGAATGAAGAACAGGTCGAAacagggcagcacggtggtgcagtgggtagcgctgcgagatggttctgggttcaattcctgTCTGTGCAgactttgtatgttctcccctgTCTACTTTCTCTGCaggttctctctctccttaTACAGCTTTAATTTTTCACCCCAAACACGAACGTACATCGTTATTTGTTTTTTCGTGTGACCCTGCAATcattcagggtgtaccccacctcttgcctgtagccagctgggatagactccagcccTGACCGGCAAGACGGATGACAGCAGTTGGAtggatttcttcttctcctttcggcttttccctttgttgaccctaagtacctaaaatcctccaccttcttgatctcttctccctctaacctcactcttccacttgggtccctctcattcacacacatgcactctgtcttactgcggctaaccttcattcctctccttatTTACaactttttaataatatttatccTCCCATAAAAAAGTATCAGCAAAAGCATAGGATGATTCTGAACTTTCTTCAACAATATGCTGAACTTGAAGCAGGATGTATGAATAGTACCTGGTATTAATCCCCCCAGTAAATCAAGACATCAGCTAAAAAAACCATTTTGTTAACTATGTTTGGTTTACAGCAGCACGCTTCTGAACTAGTATAACTACTGTAACCTGTGCCAGAGTAATATTTAGAGTTATCCTAACATGTATCATCAGGTACCATTAATATCAGATTAACTTCCAATAACTGTACACAGTCTACCGATTAATTAATCACTATAAATAATCAAAATGACTCATCCAACATCTTTTAtggaataaaagaataaaagtctCCACCGGATTCTGACATTTGGctaaagctaatgttagctatgTATGCTAGGCAGCCCTGGTGTAACCATTACGGTCCGGCATCTAGCTTTAAATCGTTTCAAATGGACTTGGTTTTGTTACTTATAGTTATGGTATCTTTATTTATAGTTATGGAcacataaaatagttttttcgtttttttgttagtttgcgTTTGTTCGTGTTTAGCATGTAGCTAACGAGTGGTCTCtgctagctaactagctagccagttttgtttttcctagttagcttgttagctagttagctagtATTATGATAATTACCTTTACTGAGGAAGTCGagggtttttttccttcatgtaGTTCGGTGCCACTTAACTGCAGCACGTCATGCTTATTGTTATTTCCAAACGTACCGTTTAAttgtctaaaaacaaacaaacagaacagaaccaggcTAGTAAAGGCTAACAGCAGCTTTGCCCGTAGGCGTAGCTGATGCTAGCTGCCGAACagagcagcatcagcatccCCGATCTCAGCCCGACTGGGAGTTCGGTGCGAAAgttgaggggaaaaaataaaatgtcatcatcTGTTCTCGTCCAGCTGCATCTTttatgggggaaaaaatgagttTAGGTTATAAAAGTTTAGTGTCCAACTTCAAAGTGGTTATTAAAAGTTTGTACTTGTACTTGTACTCGGGTTTATATGATCCAGATTCCATCACTGGATCACTCCGCCCCGCCTGAGTCCAGTTAAAGGACCAGTTCACCCACTCGCATCCAGATAGTCCCTTCAGTCTAGATAACGGTACTTTAAACCCGGGTTGAGTTCCCGCAGCATTTCCACGCCACGCTAACCCGCTGTCAGCTGGAGCTCCGTCGTCATCCGCAGCATCCGTGCGCTCTTACGCGCCGAGCCGTTTTTACCGCAGTGCATCCGCAGAGCGTCCCGCGATCTGCGCGCCAGCGGAGCTGCTCCCTGTGGCGCAAGGGAAACACCGCGGACTGGAGCGAGGACGACTGGAtgacatcttcttcttcttttccggcgtttttttttttttttagttgtagCTGTATGCGGTTACATATTCTCATCTGAAATGCCAACGCGACCGAAACACGGCGTGATCAGATAGGTGGAATTCATTGTTCCCACATTCAGCCATCATTTCCCAGCGAGTGTTCCTCCGAACAGACGGATCAGCTGGACAAGAGGAGGCCTGCGGCTCGGGATAAGCATTTGATGCCAGTGAATATGTCCAGAGCTTTAGATTTTTTGGTAGCCTGTAGCCATTTGATCGTTATAGAGCATGAATATTAATTATATATGCACTGATTTGCGAGTGTAACATCAGAATAGATCAGTAGCTGGCATGTTGCACATTATATAAAGACGTATTGTTGCGCGCCTGTGCCGTCTGTATTTACCAACAGCACACATCGACGCTCCCGCGTTGGACATTATTCGACTTACTTTATCTCAGGGAGGAAAATGCTCACAATCCCAGGCTGCTGATCTGGGAATACTGTGAGTCACCACCATTCTGGATTGCATCGGATGTGAGAGCTGACGGCTGCGTCAACAGCTGCAATATTCCCGCTGTTGGGACCAATAATTCCCGACAGGACAGCATCCCTGTCTTGAGCCAAGCAGGTTGGACATTTCAAAACAGGCCTGTAGGAAAATCTTCCAGTTACAGTTTGCACCTCATGATGTAAGATGTAGCTGCAAGCTTCCCGGATATATTCATGTTATATTTTCGCACTTTACTGATGCACAGATTTTGAAATTTTACCCATTCACGCACGTCTTCTTAGGAAAATTCTTATTATTCTGCACTTGGATGTGTATTAGCTTTATATTTTAGAGTTTGGAAGTTTATATTTCTTGAAGAGCCTCATCAGAAGAGCATCTCTTCCATCCTCCGGTGATATGGCAGCTTTACGCATCCTGCTCCCGGTTCTCCTCTGCGCCTCGTTCGGTGAGATGATGCTGATGGCATGAAGGCTTCACGCCTTGTTCTCAGATTGTGTTTACCCCACAGCACTGGTGTTTGTCTCTTGTGTTCCCAGTGTACCAGTGTCACGGGGCCTGTGCAGAAGTGGACTCTGACACAGAAGCAGTGGCAGGAACCGGCTTCAAATTGGGATGCATCTCCTGCAAGAGGAGGAGTGAGGTGGATGGTTCTGCCACGGTGGAATGGTACTTCAGGGCCAAAGGAGAGGTGGAGTTTGTTCATGTGAGCACAAATCTGACATATGGAATAATTAATTTGATGTTGGCACGCAATGTAACtcggtgtgtgtgatggttgtGATGCTGAAGGAATTTTAGACAATTATCCTAGAAGTCAGACTTGTTCTATACGCATTTTTATTAGCTGTTTAAAAATGCATATGCAGTGCACTTTCTTCCACTTCCATGATGGCCCACAGTGCTGAGGTCATTCTAAGGTTTAAATGGAATCGATCGTGATCTTTTATTCCACAGAGATCATGTAGCTCCGAGGATGACGCGCGGCTGCATCGGCTCCTCTGTCTGCTTTAGTGGATGCTGTGGTAACGCAGACACAGATGCACAATCAATGCTGTGAAGTAGTGAACGACATGTAATTAAACCAGCAGTTCAGCTGCATTTGCAGCAGCTTGCTGGTTGTTCAATGTTCACGTTTGCAAAATGATTAAAGTTCAAGTTGAGTTCACTTGGCCGCCTGAGAAATCCCACTTTGCGCAATATCCCTTCCTGGAATGTACTGTTGCTCACATTGTCTCCACAGATGGTGTTTTATTTGGTTCATGAATGATTTGTGGACCACTTTttgcaaaaagaaagaaaaaattgtcttttttttgacattttatatgttaaattcatattttaacaaaattaaagtccTTCAAGGacggtaaagtgtcttgcccaaggacacaacaacataTTATATGACATATGGGAAGTTTGTGGATATGATCAtccattgttttggtttttttatatgAATTTCAAGAGAAAGAGTATTGGACATTATTTCCCATGCATAAACATGCACACGACTGTATGAAAATAACACCGCTCCTTGATTATTATATATTGAGTTATTTCTTGAGCACACGTCATCACGGCATTATTAACCAGTGAGCCTTGAAACAATAGAGTGGATGCTCTAACAATTGAGCCCTGGAAATAACACATCTATAGAGAAAGATTTAAATCAGACAATACTTCATTGATATGAAGAGGATATGCTTCAATTTTACAGCAATGAAGACAATAACAAGGCAGGAACAAGAAATGAATGttttgaaatataaatgtgaCAACAGTTATATTCAAAAGCTGTATGTTTTCCATTAGAAAACTTCTACATGATTTATATGTTATGCAAATCATGTTGTAACCATTCATGTGCTGCAGCACTGCTTGGATTCATCTTGACGTTTCTGTGCCACCAGATCTACACCTACAATGAGTACGGCCCCGCCATCGAAAACGAACGCTTTCAGGACCGTGTGGACTGGAATGGAAGCAAGAGGAGTAACGACATCCAAGATGCATCCATATACCTGCTCAACGTCACCTTCAACGACTCCGGCACCTACCGCTGCTTCTTCAACCGCATCCTCTTTTACAGTAACTACGAGTACAACACCGTCGTCAGCAAGGTGGTCCACCTCACTGTGGTGGCTAAAGgtacgatgacatcatctgttgTGATGTACACTTATGTCATTACTCTAGAGTATAATCATCTAATGGATTGACAGGTtgaatgtcaaaaaatattgaaatgggATTGAAAGCTACTTCTTGAGTTGATTTCGGCAGTCCAGTTGAATATCTTTGAATACTCGTGTAATGCTCACACAGAACAGTGAGGTGCTTAAACGGTGCAACAATATCGCCTAGAACAGGTTGTGTCAAAGCAGCCGCTGTCAGAAGGTTTTAATATCTGGACTTAAGAGCAGTTGTCAGTTTTAGTGGATCCTCCATGTGACCAAGTGGAGTGACTAAAAGGAGAGAATATTTTCAGGAACGGTGCTGTGCGagcatttaaaaacaagttGTTTCCAGCTTCTAGTTTGCAAAGTCATGTCGATGGCTTCATAAATTGAAACTCACAAAGAAGTCACATGAAAATGTCTTAAGTTGAGTGGCCTTTTCCCGGTAATGAACTCCAGATGTTTTGTGCTAAGAACGCTGGCCGGTGGCCTCTTTGGTGTCCGGTTctttatttcctgtcttcctgtgtgCAGCCACCAGAGGAACAGCTTCTATCGTGTCAGAGGTCATGATGTATGTGTCCATCATAGGCCTTCAAGTCTGGCTCCTCATAGAGATGATTTACTGCTATAGGAAAATAGCAGCAGCTGGGGAAGAGGCATTACGAGAAGCAGCGTaagtatttttattgtttatgtatGAGTACAGTATGTACTAACAGTTGTAATCACAATTttagcgttttttttttaacttttctttctgTAATATTAGTGCATATTTTATTAGGTCAGATTCTTATTCTGACTAAACCTTTTAATATtgcaaaaatcctttttttaataaaccacAGACACAAATTTTCACTTGTATTCAGTGAATTGTCAAGCTAACCGACAGCTGGGATGTCTGGGATCTTCACCCAGCAACTAGACGCCTACTAAACTAGTGGTGCATTTTAAACTagacatttttatgaaatttgTGCTTCATGAAGAGATTATTTCCTCATGGTTCCTCCACGCATTATTCATGTTCTGCTGCTGAACGTCTCTCCTGGGCTCatatttgtgtctttgtctgtccTCTCACTTACCTGTTCTTTAAATCcatgtttccttcatgtttgtGTATCTAATGTATCACCCTGTCTACCGCTCATGtttctgtcttgtctgtctcaTCCTATTGTCGTCCTCCCTAGTCAAAACCAAAACCTCACTCTTGTAAGTCACATAAAGAATGTAGATCATAAATAACCACCACTGTGATGTTTTTCCACTCATTTCATAATGCTATAAGAATTTTTAATATTCCAATaatcacagttttttttcttttttactcctAGAAATGCTGAATATTTAGCGATAGCCTCAGAAAGTAAAGATAACTGTGCTGGAGTGCAGGTCGGAGAATAGCACAGGTACGTGGATGAAATGCATGTCGGCAGTGTCGCTTCATGATGAAATGTTGAATGTAAGGAAATGTCACAGCCTtgtattttgtttgctttaatcATAAATCCACATAAAAAAAGTGAAAGCTATTGTAATATTGTTATAGTTGATTTTACAGTCCAACTATAACATCAACTTACACagtcttttattattttgtgagTTACTTTATGCTCATTGTTAGATAAATGCATCATTTTTACACTTGAGTCTTTGATAGTTCAGAGGCTCAACTATCAGCCTCTATCAGCCTCTGTAATACGATGTATATTTATAGTACTTTAtagtaatatataaatatatatatagtacaaacattttattttttttaatttatttatctttttgtttAATATACTAACTAATATCAtacccaaagggaaattagtagaTCAAACCCCCAAACTACTTTTCTGTCAAACTGCTGCCAGGCATCTATTTCAATAGAGGGTATTTGGAGAGACTTCTTGATGAAACCTGAGACACAATGTCACCTGGAGAGTAAATATCACAACCAAAGCAACAAAAGGTCAAAAATGTCCTGGATTCCAAACTGAGGGAACAATCCAATAGATTGGTGGCAGCTCAGAGTTGGAATGCTTTCTACTGTTATGGTGGTTTTATTGTTCAGGGTTTAGTCAAAACAGTTACTGCttaagtcttcttctttttttacatttcgGCCACTCAGCCCTGCGATGGAATCTATACTTGCTTACTTGCTCAGTTGGTTAGTAGTTTCTTCAAGAACCCAGCAAACCCTGCCAACCTTCGAACCCTGCCACATTGACATGTTTTCTTGAaggtttttcctgataaatggTTAACCTATAGCTGACATTTTTTCTAATGTGGTGAAGCAGCAATTCAAACTGAGATTATAATTaagtcaaaatgaacatttaataaCATAGCATGATATCATTGTTACAAATAATTTGCAAAATTAATATGCATTTCATATTTGCAATGTATTAATCAATGCATTTGTATTCCTGTTCCGTGTGATGTGTGGATATTATAAGAACCACCAGCATGCTATGTGTTATGGTAGAATTCAGCCTAAGAGAATCTTGCAAGATGAAACCTCAtatgttgaaaatgaaatgagctGCTATTTTTAGTTTACAAAGCAGTAAAGCATCTggacatatttttctttttcttttaataattcTGAATGTATATGTTGTAGATAGTATTAACCAGAATACTGGTCCATCCAAGTTCTTCAATTGTGATCACCCTTCcccaaaatatattaaattatcattaaaacGTCATCGTCAACTCAAGACAGTTGTGTTCATAGTTTGTTATTGAAGAATGAGATGTAGATCTGTGGGTCTAAACTGTTTTGTTGGATTATCTGTGGCAATATGGAAGCTCTCAAaaggatatacagtacatacatacttCAGCATTCCATCGACTATGAAGTGTAAAAGATTATTAGTGGACTAAGTGACCCAGAAACTGCACCAGACCTGCATCTGATAGGGGAAACTAGTACTACAGGAAATGGATGGAAGCTGAAAGTCAGACAGAGAGGGTCATCATCACCCTCGACGCAGCTTCTTTACAAGAGTGGCCAAAGTGTCAACTGAACTCCCCAGACCCATGGTTTGGGTAAAAccaaaagaaggagaggaagaagaaatgaaCTTTATAATAACCACTGAAGCTATTCAAAACTGCCTGCATTGTCCTACAGAAAATCATCCAGAGATGGGAGCACTGCTGTAAAGAGAAGAACAGAGCTAATAAACATTCTGCAGTAGAGCTGGATACCTCAGCCCCAGGCCTGAGTCCATTACCCCGATGTGATTGTGATGAACTGAATATCAAAAGTGACCCCAGTGGAACATAGTGGATTTCCCGAGTCATGTAAACTTTGCTGTATATTTGAAATCAAATGTGCTATATTGATTTCACAACTTTGCTCAACAGTGCAGTGTTCTGACTGGCTTGCGATCCAGTCATAATGAGGTTTTTTGAAATCAAAAAAAGTGTCAGTAAACTGGATGTGTAGATTTATACATGTAAGTAACGTACCTGAGTAGAGATTACCACAAACTACAACCCCAAGTTTACCATTAAACACCATTTTCATTGCGTTAGCATTTGT of the Antennarius striatus isolate MH-2024 chromosome 14, ASM4005453v1, whole genome shotgun sequence genome contains:
- the zbtb22a gene encoding zinc finger and BTB domain-containing protein 22 isoform X2 yields the protein MDPSCSGSAASLTVQVCFPGARAAVMDNLNRQREEGRLCDLSIQVQGQVFRAHRCVLAASSPYFHDQVLLKNVTTVSLPSVMDPVAFDSVLSSAYTGQLSIVHDDIVNYVTVASFLQMWHIVDKCTEILKRPRPSVEAAPGETAGAHTGPASRQQSPSSTDCLYVETEGRKKERKPDALPPLATWRRPQQFPKWGRARPTSAQHLADSQLESLPGYVDGDYTSCEEVWASSHARNSHFAHDGPGHNTRTPVGLPYGETVRQKVRFPQRGPPPSVDRVLDKNRETPYGDEPQEKRKNLKKNIEADEGVGEEGVERKEGLAQMGNCGFHQISNDSGGVVQSTGKAATVEIKDKVQRDPASRDPPSDLPSAHACQTDEGVPGPSCPVSTRLQWQESPWSQQEQRPQEAEGGTCSKVEEEEDVDFECFTGGSFSRDTYDEIEEGTGQVSQRPLAPASPDFTIAGSEVNWPSTSGGQGSSLTPTSNRHMSPSSAAFPPPSSPPTPSSSSSVSLAGAPYTGKVHFCHCGKAYTLKSMRDRHVKMQHLNLRPFGCPVCTKSFKMKHHLTKHLKTHGGLRPYECGLCGKKVIWRDSFLRHQARCERLASSSTANANNTSTPAADMDDNYSYSFEDGEAFLAPEGQVKVEEVDFHGEMEDGMGGLLSSVTGIVDQLSTQSQSLNSSSHVLKEEASDSFGGS
- the zbtb22a gene encoding zinc finger and BTB domain-containing protein 22 isoform X1, producing the protein MKVSRSKTECMCVNERDPSGRVRLEGEEIKKVEDFRYLGSTKGKAERRRRNPSNCCHPSCRSGLESIPAGYRQEIRVTMDPSCSGSAASLTVQVCFPGARAAVMDNLNRQREEGRLCDLSIQVQGQVFRAHRCVLAASSPYFHDQVLLKNVTTVSLPSVMDPVAFDSVLSSAYTGQLSIVHDDIVNYVTVASFLQMWHIVDKCTEILKRPRPSVEAAPGETAGAHTGPASRQQSPSSTDCLYVETEGRKKERKPDALPPLATWRRPQQFPKWGRARPTSAQHLADSQLESLPGYVDGDYTSCEEVWASSHARNSHFAHDGPGHNTRTPVGLPYGETVRQKVRFPQRGPPPSVDRVLDKNRETPYGDEPQEKRKNLKKNIEADEGVGEEGVERKEGLAQMGNCGFHQISNDSGGVVQSTGKAATVEIKDKVQRDPASRDPPSDLPSAHACQTDEGVPGPSCPVSTRLQWQESPWSQQEQRPQEAEGGTCSKVEEEEDVDFECFTGGSFSRDTYDEIEEGTGQVSQRPLAPASPDFTIAGSEVNWPSTSGGQGSSLTPTSNRHMSPSSAAFPPPSSPPTPSSSSSVSLAGAPYTGKVHFCHCGKAYTLKSMRDRHVKMQHLNLRPFGCPVCTKSFKMKHHLTKHLKTHGGLRPYECGLCGKKVIWRDSFLRHQARCERLASSSTANANNTSTPAADMDDNYSYSFEDGEAFLAPEGQVKVEEVDFHGEMEDGMGGLLSSVTGIVDQLSTQSQSLNSSSHVLKEEASDSFGGS
- the LOC137607143 gene encoding sodium channel subunit beta-1-like, which gives rise to MAALRILLPVLLCASFVYQCHGACAEVDSDTEAVAGTGFKLGCISCKRRSEVDGSATVEWYFRAKGEVEFVHIYTYNEYGPAIENERFQDRVDWNGSKRSNDIQDASIYLLNVTFNDSGTYRCFFNRILFYSNYEYNTVVSKVVHLTVVAKATRGTASIVSEVMMYVSIIGLQVWLLIEMIYCYRKIAAAGEEALREAANAEYLAIASESKDNCAGVQVGE